The following proteins are co-located in the Methylomonas sp. 11b genome:
- the hypE gene encoding hydrogenase expression/formation protein HypE, with the protein MPERYAVPLNLKSGHVDLSHGGGGRAMAQLIDELFIKHFDNELLRQHNDQALFNVPAGRLAISTDGHVISPLFFPGGDIGSLAVHGTLNDVAMSGAKPLYLSAGFILEEGLPLADLEKIVISMSAAAKAAGTPIVTGDTKVVERGKGDGVFITTTGVGLVPDGVTISGDRAEPGCAILLSGSIGDHGVAIMASRENLQFQTTIVSDSAALHGLVADLVATAPTALRCLRDPTRGGLATALNELAKQSGVGMVIDEAKIPVKAEVKAACEILGLDPLYVANEGKLVCICDAAAADDLLAAMRQHPLGRDAAIIGEVIADQHGFVQMTTAFGGRRIVDWPVGEQLPRIC; encoded by the coding sequence ATGCCAGAGCGCTATGCTGTCCCTTTAAATCTGAAATCCGGCCACGTCGATCTTAGTCATGGTGGCGGCGGTCGCGCCATGGCGCAATTGATCGACGAGCTGTTCATCAAGCATTTTGACAACGAGCTACTGCGTCAGCATAACGATCAAGCGTTATTCAATGTACCGGCTGGGCGCTTGGCGATCAGCACCGACGGTCATGTGATTTCACCTTTGTTTTTTCCGGGTGGCGACATCGGCTCATTGGCGGTGCATGGTACGCTGAACGACGTGGCGATGTCCGGTGCAAAACCCTTATATCTCTCGGCAGGTTTTATCCTGGAAGAAGGTTTGCCGCTGGCCGATCTGGAAAAAATCGTTATCAGCATGTCTGCCGCTGCCAAGGCTGCCGGCACGCCGATTGTTACTGGCGATACTAAGGTAGTGGAACGTGGCAAGGGCGACGGCGTGTTTATCACCACGACCGGCGTGGGCCTGGTGCCGGATGGAGTGACTATCTCCGGCGACCGTGCTGAGCCGGGTTGCGCGATTTTGCTCAGCGGCAGCATCGGCGACCACGGCGTGGCAATCATGGCCAGTCGCGAAAATCTGCAATTTCAGACCACTATCGTTTCCGATTCAGCGGCCTTGCATGGCTTGGTAGCCGATCTAGTCGCAACAGCGCCGACGGCTTTACGTTGCTTGCGCGATCCGACGCGCGGCGGGTTGGCAACAGCTCTGAATGAGTTGGCCAAACAGTCCGGGGTGGGGATGGTGATCGACGAAGCCAAGATTCCGGTCAAAGCCGAAGTCAAAGCTGCCTGTGAAATCCTCGGCCTAGATCCCTTATATGTCGCCAACGAAGGTAAATTGGTATGCATTTGCGACGCCGCTGCCGCCGACGACTTGTTGGCGGCGATGCGGCAGCACCCGCTGGGTCGCGACGCCGCTATCATCGGCGAAGTCATTGCCGACCAGCACGGCTTCGTGCAGATGACCACGGCTTTTGGTGGTCGGCGTATCGTCGATTGGCCGGTCGGTGAGCAGTTACCGCGCATCTGCTGA
- the hypB gene encoding hydrogenase nickel incorporation protein HypB: MCGVCGCGEGPIHSHDEPHDHEHAHDHSHDHGHHRHEHTAEHSHAPGLTQARMVQIEQDILAKNNRYADENRRYFSERGMLALNLVSSPGSGKTTLLTETILRLKEELSIAVIEGDQQTARDADRIRATGVPALQINTGKGCHLDAHRVGHGLESLNLPEHSLLFIENVGNLVCPSAFDLGEAHKVVILSVTEGEDKPIKYPDMFHAADLMILNKTDLLPYLDFDSAQCIQYAKQVNPRIKVLSLSAKTGEGMENWLTWLRAEMALQRIAYA; this comes from the coding sequence ATGTGCGGCGTATGCGGCTGCGGCGAGGGCCCTATTCACTCGCACGACGAACCACACGATCACGAGCATGCTCATGATCACAGCCATGACCACGGACATCATCGTCACGAACATACTGCAGAACATTCTCATGCGCCAGGTTTGACGCAGGCACGGATGGTACAGATTGAGCAGGATATTCTGGCTAAGAACAATCGTTATGCCGACGAAAACCGCCGCTATTTCAGTGAACGCGGCATGCTGGCTTTGAATCTGGTGTCCAGTCCCGGCTCCGGCAAAACCACGCTCCTGACCGAAACCATTCTGCGGTTGAAAGAGGAGTTAAGCATCGCGGTGATCGAAGGCGACCAACAAACCGCCCGCGATGCCGACCGCATTCGCGCTACCGGCGTGCCGGCACTGCAAATCAATACCGGCAAGGGCTGCCATTTGGACGCGCATCGGGTGGGTCACGGTTTGGAAAGTTTGAATCTACCCGAGCATAGCCTGCTGTTTATCGAAAACGTCGGTAACTTGGTGTGCCCATCGGCCTTTGACTTGGGTGAGGCGCATAAAGTGGTGATCCTGTCGGTCACCGAGGGCGAAGACAAGCCAATCAAATACCCGGATATGTTTCACGCCGCCGACTTGATGATCTTAAACAAAACTGATCTGCTGCCTTATTTGGATTTCGACAGTGCTCAATGCATCCAATATGCGAAGCAAGTTAACCCACGCATCAAGGTGTTGTCCTTATCGGCGAAGACCGGTGAGGGCATGGAAAACTGGTTGACCTGGTTGCGCGCGGAGATGGCCTTGCAGCGGATAGCGTATGCTTAA
- a CDS encoding nickel-dependent hydrogenase large subunit: MTPAGEITIELTHRAGQVGAVKIDSTRPEAARVFRGKTPEQLLSMVPLLFSLCSNAQAYAALLACRATLSLDAEPEADAARECLLQLETVREHAWRILLDWPVLLDQPADKIALAALLKLDRQFKSCLFKDGEAFKLDSQLQIDGPFLQTLLVELTSLIDQAIFAGGLSGFLAISDEAHLRDWLDENTGLAAQLLNAVYQRDWPALGSSLVVGLPELDPAELDRQMQNTDPLGFCRTPQWQGCCFETTPLSRQQASPLLADLHSRYGNGLLLRCVAVLMEVAVIPRGISSMAGMMSAYAADDVGLAQVQAARGLLIHRLELRQGRVYDYRIVAPTEWNFHPDGVLAQSLKSLQADAVDGLRQQAEWLINAVDPCVQYRLVLTPEN, translated from the coding sequence GTGACGCCGGCGGGCGAGATTACTATCGAACTGACGCATCGTGCCGGCCAGGTCGGTGCGGTGAAGATAGACTCGACTCGGCCCGAAGCGGCGCGGGTGTTTCGCGGCAAAACCCCGGAACAGCTGTTGAGTATGGTGCCGCTGCTATTTTCCCTGTGTAGCAATGCTCAGGCTTACGCCGCATTACTGGCTTGTCGCGCCACGCTGAGCTTGGACGCCGAGCCGGAAGCGGATGCCGCTCGGGAATGTTTGCTGCAACTGGAAACGGTCCGCGAACACGCTTGGCGGATATTACTGGATTGGCCGGTTTTGCTGGACCAGCCTGCCGATAAGATCGCGCTTGCGGCGCTTTTAAAATTGGATAGACAGTTCAAATCGTGTTTATTTAAAGATGGCGAGGCGTTTAAGCTGGATAGCCAGTTGCAGATCGACGGACCGTTTTTGCAGACTTTGCTTGTTGAATTGACCAGCTTGATTGATCAAGCGATTTTTGCTGGTGGCCTCAGCGGATTTCTGGCGATTTCGGACGAAGCGCATTTGCGCGACTGGTTGGATGAAAATACAGGATTGGCAGCGCAACTATTGAATGCCGTATATCAACGCGATTGGCCGGCGCTGGGGAGCAGCCTTGTGGTGGGTTTGCCGGAATTGGATCCGGCAGAACTGGACAGGCAGATGCAAAACACAGATCCTTTGGGCTTCTGTCGGACGCCGCAGTGGCAGGGTTGCTGTTTTGAGACGACGCCTTTGAGTCGTCAGCAAGCGTCACCCTTGCTCGCGGATTTGCATAGCCGTTACGGCAATGGTTTGTTGCTGCGCTGTGTTGCCGTGTTAATGGAAGTGGCAGTAATCCCGCGGGGAATAAGCTCAATGGCTGGCATGATGTCGGCATACGCGGCTGATGACGTTGGCTTGGCGCAAGTCCAAGCCGCGCGCGGCTTATTGATTCATCGCCTGGAGTTGCGTCAAGGCAGGGTGTACGATTACCGCATAGTGGCTCCGACCGAATGGAATTTTCACCCCGATGGTGTGTTGGCCCAAAGTTTAAAGTCTTTGCAAGCGGACGCTGTCGATGGCTTGCGGCAGCAGGCGGAATGGCTGATTAACGCGGTGGACCCCTGTGTGCAATACCGACTGGTGTTAACGCCGGAAAACTGA
- a CDS encoding HypC/HybG/HupF family hydrogenase formation chaperone encodes MCLALPAQITDIDFATQMATVSVDGVKVEVSLALVDDVKVGDYVLVHVGYALNKIDEDEALKTLALFAEAGLSAS; translated from the coding sequence ATGTGCTTAGCCCTACCTGCCCAAATTACCGATATTGATTTTGCGACCCAGATGGCGACGGTGTCGGTGGACGGCGTCAAGGTGGAAGTGTCGTTGGCTTTGGTGGATGATGTGAAAGTCGGCGATTACGTGCTGGTGCACGTCGGTTACGCGCTAAACAAGATCGACGAGGACGAAGCCCTGAAAACCTTGGCATTGTTTGCCGAAGCGGGTCTAAGCGCATCATGA
- the hypF gene encoding carbamoyltransferase HypF produces the protein MPGKAIRARGVVQGVGFRPTIWHLARQHGLTGSVWNDGEGVMIHVFGDSQDLINFIAQIPQQLPPLARLDSLEVDELPGIAPDEFTIMASRHNGIDTPIAADVATCPECLADSADPHNRRYRYPFTNCTHCGPRLSIVRSVPYDRPNTSMAAFPMCPHCQQEYNDPADRRFHAQANCCPACGPSLWLADHQGQTLAADDPIGRTAELIRQGYIVAIKGLGGFHLACDASNAEAVDRLRQRKRRYAKPFALMAKDPAMVSRHASLSPLELSALQHRAAPIVLLPARGDQLPPGIAPGDDKLGFMLPYTPLHTLLMQELDSPIVLTSGNISDEPQCIDNSQAREKLAGIADYWLLHDRDIVNRLDDSVVRLMDGQMRMLRRGRGFSPEALSLPAGFKDASNILAMGAELKNSFCLLKNGQAIVSQHIGDLENAVVQQDYRQAIDLYLKLNDFRSNQIVVDEHPGYLSTQYGQALAATEGIELVSVQHHHAHFAACLAEHSAGLDAPPVLAAIFDGLGMGVNGEWWGGEFLFGDYRRCARLGHIQPIAMLGGTQAMREPWRNTYAQLRHYFDWQTLARDYADLDIIQLLAGKPLLTLDTMLAKNLNSPLSSSCGRWFDAFAAALGLHAEHVHYEGQAAIALEVLATPLFAEEQPYQRAWSLGLSGGLVVLSWQGLWLAVLDDLQRGTDKSRIAARIHQSLAAATVELLNRLSSQTGANSIVLSGGVFQNRLLLEAVSEQLRQHGKTVLSPQRYPMNDGGLALGQAAIVVAVKL, from the coding sequence ATGCCTGGCAAAGCCATTCGAGCGCGCGGCGTGGTGCAGGGCGTCGGGTTTCGACCGACGATCTGGCATTTGGCGCGCCAGCACGGCTTGACCGGATCGGTGTGGAACGACGGCGAAGGGGTGATGATTCATGTCTTCGGAGACTCGCAAGATTTGATCAACTTTATTGCACAAATCCCGCAGCAGTTGCCACCCTTAGCACGCCTGGATAGTTTGGAAGTTGATGAATTGCCGGGCATCGCGCCTGATGAATTTACGATTATGGCTAGCCGTCACAATGGCATCGATACCCCGATTGCCGCTGATGTCGCGACCTGTCCGGAGTGTTTGGCGGATAGTGCCGATCCGCACAATCGCCGCTATCGCTATCCCTTCACCAATTGCACTCATTGCGGCCCGCGCTTGTCTATTGTGCGCAGCGTCCCCTATGACCGGCCCAACACCAGCATGGCGGCATTTCCCATGTGTCCGCACTGTCAACAGGAATACAATGATCCAGCCGACCGGCGCTTTCACGCTCAGGCTAATTGTTGTCCAGCGTGTGGTCCGAGCTTGTGGCTGGCGGATCATCAGGGGCAGACTTTGGCAGCGGATGATCCGATTGGCCGTACCGCCGAATTGATCCGCCAAGGTTACATCGTCGCCATCAAAGGACTGGGAGGTTTTCATCTTGCTTGCGATGCCAGCAATGCTGAGGCTGTCGATAGACTCCGGCAGCGTAAGCGCCGCTATGCTAAACCGTTTGCTTTGATGGCAAAGGATCCGGCGATGGTTAGCCGTCATGCGTCCCTAAGTCCACTGGAACTGTCTGCCTTGCAGCATCGCGCTGCGCCGATTGTGCTGTTGCCAGCCCGAGGCGACCAACTTCCTCCCGGTATCGCGCCGGGTGACGACAAGCTCGGTTTCATGTTGCCTTATACACCCTTGCATACCTTGTTGATGCAAGAACTGGACAGTCCTATCGTCTTAACCTCCGGCAATATCAGCGACGAACCGCAATGTATCGATAATAGCCAAGCACGGGAAAAACTCGCGGGCATCGCCGATTATTGGCTCCTGCACGACCGCGACATTGTCAATCGTCTGGATGATTCGGTGGTGCGTTTGATGGATGGACAGATGCGGATGTTGCGCAGGGGCCGAGGTTTTAGTCCGGAGGCACTGAGTTTGCCGGCTGGTTTTAAGGATGCAAGCAATATCCTGGCGATGGGTGCCGAATTAAAAAATAGCTTTTGCTTACTGAAAAACGGCCAAGCCATCGTCAGCCAGCATATCGGCGATTTGGAAAATGCCGTCGTGCAGCAGGATTACCGGCAAGCCATCGATTTGTACCTAAAACTTAACGATTTTCGTTCGAACCAGATCGTTGTCGATGAGCATCCCGGCTATCTGTCGACCCAATACGGACAGGCTTTGGCGGCGACCGAGGGGATCGAACTTGTCAGTGTTCAGCATCATCACGCCCATTTTGCGGCTTGCCTGGCGGAACACAGTGCGGGTTTGGATGCACCGCCGGTATTGGCGGCAATTTTCGATGGCCTGGGTATGGGCGTAAACGGCGAGTGGTGGGGTGGCGAGTTTTTGTTCGGCGATTACCGCAGATGCGCGCGGCTGGGGCATATTCAACCCATCGCTATGCTGGGCGGTACACAAGCGATGCGCGAGCCTTGGCGGAATACTTATGCGCAATTGCGGCATTATTTTGACTGGCAAACTTTGGCACGCGATTATGCGGATTTGGACATCATTCAGTTACTAGCCGGCAAACCCTTGCTGACGCTGGATACGATGTTGGCAAAAAATCTCAACTCGCCGCTCAGCAGTTCCTGCGGACGTTGGTTCGATGCCTTTGCCGCCGCGTTGGGCTTGCATGCCGAGCACGTTCATTACGAAGGCCAAGCGGCTATTGCGCTGGAGGTTTTAGCGACGCCGCTATTCGCGGAAGAACAGCCTTACCAGCGAGCCTGGTCTTTGGGCCTTAGCGGCGGGTTGGTGGTACTAAGCTGGCAAGGACTATGGCTAGCGGTGTTGGACGATCTGCAACGCGGCACCGACAAATCTCGCATTGCCGCCCGCATCCACCAAAGCCTGGCGGCGGCAACCGTCGAGTTGCTGAATCGATTGAGCAGCCAAACCGGCGCAAATAGTATCGTCTTAAGCGGCGGCGTATTTCAAAACCGCTTGCTGCTGGAAGCGGTGAGCGAACAATTGCGCCAACACGGTAAAACGGTGCTATCACCGCAACGCTATCCGATGAACGACGGTGGCTTGGCTTTAGGGCAGGCGGCGATTGTCGTGGCTGTTAAGCTATAA
- the hypA gene encoding hydrogenase maturation nickel metallochaperone HypA: MHEMSLCESVLQIIEQQAKAQQFAKVKTVWLEIGALSGVEPDAMRFSFEVVMQGSLADQARLEIIDVPGVAWCMPCGCEVLVRQLYDECPHCGSHQLQIVDGDQMRIKELEVE; the protein is encoded by the coding sequence ATGCACGAAATGTCGCTCTGCGAGAGCGTGTTACAGATTATCGAACAACAGGCCAAGGCCCAGCAATTTGCCAAAGTCAAAACCGTGTGGCTGGAGATTGGCGCTTTGTCCGGTGTGGAGCCGGATGCGATGCGGTTTAGTTTTGAAGTGGTGATGCAAGGTTCGCTCGCAGACCAGGCCCGCTTGGAGATTATCGACGTGCCGGGTGTGGCTTGGTGCATGCCCTGCGGCTGTGAGGTGCTGGTGCGACAGTTATACGACGAATGCCCGCACTGCGGCAGTCATCAATTACAAATCGTCGACGGCGATCAAATGCGAATTAAAGAACTGGAGGTAGAGTAA
- a CDS encoding rubredoxin translates to MSEGFFAGAYGGDASRLPAEAKLECKICWHVYDPAEGDAVWQVPRGTAFADLPDHWSCPQCGAPKQGFLVLDD, encoded by the coding sequence GTGAGCGAAGGCTTTTTTGCCGGGGCATACGGCGGCGATGCCTCGCGCTTGCCGGCGGAAGCCAAGTTGGAATGCAAGATTTGCTGGCATGTCTATGACCCGGCTGAGGGCGATGCCGTTTGGCAAGTGCCGCGCGGTACCGCGTTTGCCGACCTGCCCGACCATTGGAGTTGCCCGCAATGCGGCGCACCCAAACAAGGTTTTTTGGTGTTGGACGATTAA
- the hybE gene encoding [NiFe]-hydrogenase assembly chaperone HybE, whose product MQWQDGEQIRQTLDAVFNDILTTRMQDMPLLNPALAVRALGFNRYNADWVGLLITPWFMNLLLLPGADSQWPAQAPGTKFEQTFPYGSFEFVVADEVLLGRYAQCSLFSPMFQFADQAAAVTAAKSALQALLAAPAPRAISRRDLLRGNLARP is encoded by the coding sequence ATGCAATGGCAGGACGGTGAGCAGATTCGGCAGACCTTGGACGCGGTGTTTAACGATATTCTGACCACGCGGATGCAGGATATGCCATTGCTGAATCCGGCATTGGCGGTGCGAGCCCTCGGATTTAATCGCTACAACGCCGATTGGGTGGGCTTATTGATTACGCCATGGTTTATGAATCTGTTGCTGCTGCCAGGCGCGGATAGCCAATGGCCGGCGCAAGCGCCAGGAACCAAGTTTGAACAGACTTTTCCCTACGGCAGTTTCGAGTTTGTCGTCGCTGACGAAGTGCTATTGGGGCGCTACGCGCAATGTTCGCTATTTTCGCCGATGTTTCAATTTGCCGATCAGGCGGCGGCCGTGACTGCGGCGAAAAGTGCTTTGCAAGCTTTGCTAGCCGCTCCCGCGCCACGAGCCATCAGTCGTCGCGATTTGTTGCGCGGCAATCTGGCAAGACCTTAA
- a CDS encoding hydrogenase expression/formation protein, whose translation MTSISLPIFGQGSQPAEEDGVELDYLAMPEEMATYRMPTISVDLNATDLAQAKTVLQQLEQDLATYPASSQTIDLISLDQTNRQFVDELLGEGEVSMLCKGAQTLRIQESVLAGVWRSQRLDAQKQIVTDTLEVGIIPQAILQTAFADAAKHIDTDMSALPDGVMNAPPLLAELNAKIAEYQPGTEAHIINLSLLPQTEQDLAFLEQRLGKGAVTILSRGYGNCRIDATATHNVWWVRYFNSQDTLILNTLEVSEVPNVACASAEDIADSHQRLQEILQVYL comes from the coding sequence ATGACCAGCATATCTCTCCCAATTTTCGGCCAAGGCAGCCAACCCGCCGAGGAAGACGGCGTCGAACTCGACTATCTGGCGATGCCGGAAGAAATGGCGACCTACCGGATGCCGACCATTTCGGTGGACTTGAATGCGACCGATTTGGCGCAGGCCAAAACCGTATTGCAGCAACTGGAACAGGATTTGGCAACGTATCCGGCAAGCAGCCAAACCATAGATTTGATATCCCTGGACCAAACCAATCGCCAGTTCGTCGACGAACTGCTCGGCGAAGGCGAAGTCAGCATGCTCTGTAAAGGCGCGCAAACTCTGCGGATTCAGGAATCGGTGCTGGCCGGTGTCTGGCGTTCGCAACGCCTCGACGCGCAAAAGCAGATCGTTACCGATACATTGGAAGTCGGCATCATTCCCCAAGCCATCCTGCAAACCGCATTTGCCGATGCCGCCAAGCATATCGATACTGACATGAGCGCGCTGCCGGACGGTGTGATGAACGCACCGCCGTTGTTGGCGGAGTTGAATGCCAAGATCGCCGAGTATCAACCCGGCACCGAAGCGCATATCATCAACTTGAGTTTGCTGCCGCAAACCGAGCAGGATTTGGCGTTTCTGGAGCAACGCTTGGGCAAGGGCGCGGTGACGATTTTGTCGCGCGGTTACGGTAATTGTCGGATCGACGCTACCGCCACCCACAATGTCTGGTGGGTGCGGTATTTTAATTCGCAGGATACGTTAATCCTGAATACGCTGGAAGTCAGCGAGGTGCCGAACGTAGCTTGTGCGTCCGCGGAAGACATCGCCGATAGCCATCAGCGTTTGCAGGAAATTTTGCAGGTGTATTTGTGA
- the hypD gene encoding hydrogenase formation protein HypD codes for MKYIDEFRQHDVAKQLAQVIAQTVNPDRHYRLMEFCGGHTHAIFRYGVQDLMPSNVEFIHGPGCPVCVLPTGRIDNAIQLVEQHDVILCTYADLMRVPGGGRQSLMKAKAAGGDIRMVYSTQDALKIARDNPDRQVVFFAIGFETTTPPTAVAIKQAQTEGLTNFSVFCNHALTPSAMQAILDAPEPVAIDAFLGPSHVSSVIGSKPYEIFSEHYAKPIVIAGFEPLDVMQSSLMLIRQLNDGRHEVENEYSRAVTRDGNVKAQALMAEVFELRPQFEWRGLGLIPNSALKLQAAYAEFDAEQRFEMPAIKASDVKGCECPAILRGAKKPQDCKLLGTVCTPENPMGSCMVSSEGACAAYWSYGRLRQV; via the coding sequence ATGAAGTACATCGACGAATTCCGTCAGCATGATGTAGCAAAGCAATTGGCGCAGGTCATTGCCCAAACCGTTAATCCAGATCGGCATTACCGGCTAATGGAGTTTTGCGGCGGCCATACCCATGCGATTTTTCGTTACGGCGTGCAGGATTTAATGCCGAGCAATGTCGAGTTCATTCACGGCCCCGGCTGCCCGGTGTGTGTGTTGCCGACGGGACGCATCGACAACGCGATTCAATTGGTGGAACAGCACGACGTAATCCTCTGCACTTATGCCGATCTGATGCGAGTGCCGGGTGGCGGCAGGCAAAGTCTGATGAAAGCCAAAGCGGCCGGCGGCGATATTCGAATGGTTTATTCCACCCAAGACGCCTTGAAAATCGCCCGGGATAACCCGGACCGGCAAGTCGTGTTTTTTGCGATTGGCTTTGAGACCACCACCCCGCCCACAGCCGTTGCCATCAAACAGGCACAGACCGAAGGGCTGACTAATTTCTCGGTGTTTTGCAACCATGCACTCACCCCGTCAGCAATGCAGGCTATTTTGGATGCGCCGGAGCCGGTGGCTATCGACGCTTTTCTTGGCCCCTCGCATGTGAGCAGCGTGATCGGTAGCAAACCCTACGAAATCTTCTCTGAACATTACGCCAAGCCCATTGTCATCGCCGGTTTCGAACCGCTGGATGTGATGCAGTCGTCCTTGATGCTGATTCGGCAATTGAACGATGGCCGGCATGAAGTGGAAAACGAATACAGCCGGGCGGTGACGCGCGACGGCAACGTTAAAGCCCAAGCCTTGATGGCCGAGGTGTTTGAGTTGCGTCCGCAATTTGAATGGAGAGGCTTGGGACTGATTCCGAATAGCGCATTGAAATTACAAGCTGCTTATGCCGAATTTGACGCCGAACAGCGCTTCGAAATGCCGGCTATCAAAGCCAGCGATGTCAAAGGCTGCGAATGTCCCGCCATCCTGCGCGGCGCGAAAAAACCGCAAGATTGCAAATTATTGGGCACCGTTTGCACCCCGGAAAACCCTATGGGCTCGTGCATGGTGTCGTCTGAAGGCGCGTGTGCTGCGTATTGGAGTTATGGACGGCTGCGGCAAGTGTAG